From the genome of Deltaproteobacteria bacterium:
TGGGCCACCTTCAGCATGTCATCAGCGAGGGACACAGAACACTCCTTCCGGCACCCGGATCTACACTAACCGTTCAGGATTACGAGGTCATCCCGGTGGATGAGCTCGTCCACGTCCCGGTAGCCGAGAAGCTTTTCGATCTCCTCGGTCTTGCGCCCGGCGATCCGGGCCGCGTCCCGGGAGCCGTAGGCCACGATCCCGCGTGCGAACTCCCGGCCGTCGGGGGCGAGGCACTTCACGCAGTCGCCGGGATCGAACTCCCCGCGGACCTCGCGCACGCCTGCCGGGAGCAGCGATTTCTTCCCGCCCCGGAGTGCCTGCGTGGCGCCGGCGTCGAGGACCAGCTCCCCTTTTGGCTGGAGCGTGTGGGCGATCCAGTGGCGGCGGCGCGACATGCCCTTCTCGTCGGGAGCGAAGAACGTCCCCTCGTCCTCTCCGGCGAAAACCCGGCTGAGGACACCCTCGCGGATGCCGGAGGCGATGACGACGGCCGCGCCGCCGCGGGTTCCGGTCTCGGCCGCGTCCAGCTTGGTCTTCATCCCGCCGAGGCCAACCTCCGACGAGGTGCCGCCGGCAAGCCCTTTCAGGCTGTCGGTGATCTGGGAAACCTCGCCGATTCGCCGGGCGTCCGGGTGCTCGTTCGGGTTCTGGTCGTAGAGTCCGTCCACGTCAGTGAGGATCACCAGAAGCTGCGCCTGCAAAAGGCCCGCGACGATGGCCGAAAGCCTGTCGTTGTCGCCGAACTTGATCTCCTCGACCGATACCGTGTCGTTCTCGTTGATGACCGGCACGACGCCCAGCTCGAACAGGGTTTCGAGCGTGTTCCGGGCGTTCAGATAAAGCTGCCGGTTGCTGACCACCTGCTGCGTGATGAGCACCTGCCCGGTGACAAGCCCGTGGCGGCCGAACTCCTGCCCGTAGGAGTGCATGAGGAGACTCTGGCCCACGGCGGCGGTGGCCTGCTTGAGCGGGATCGTTTTCGGCTTTTCCTTCAGGCCAAGCCGCGAGCGGCCAGAGGCCACGGCACCGGAGGTCACGACAGCCACTTCAAGCCCCCGCTTGCGGAGCGCGGCGATTTCGTCAACGAGGCGGCCAAGGCGTGCGGCGTCGATCCGGTCGCCGCTCACGAGCACCCGCGAGCCCAGCTTGATGACGGCCCGGCGGACCTCGGGAATGTCGCTGCGTTTCACCAGTCGTCTCCGGCGGCTTCAGTGGCTTCGGGTTCCACGGCCTCGGCATGGGTGCGTGCCCCCATCTCCTCCAGCAGGTGCCCAAGCCGGGTCTTCAGTTCCGGTATGTTCTGGCCGGAAACACCGGAAATTGTCCACACCTCGACCTTCTTGCGCTTGAACCGGGCGAGCAGTTTCTTGAGGATAGCGGCGTCAGGGTTCGTGTCCATCTTGTTCAGGGCGACGAGCCGGGGCTTGTCGAGCATGGACTTGTCGAAGGCCCGGATCTCCTTGAGAAGGAGGTCGTACGTCGCCACGGGGTCTTCCGGTGCGGCCACATCGATCACGAACAGCAGCACCCGCGAGCGCCGCGCATGCTTCAGGAACCGGATGCCGAGGCCCGCGCCATGATGGGCACCTTCGATTATTCCCGGCAGGTCGGCGACGACGTAGGTCTTGAACTCCGCCCACTCGACGACGCCCAGGTTCGGCGCGAGCGTCGTGAACGGGTAGTCGGCGATCTTGGGCCGGGCGGAGGATATCCGGCTGATGAGCGTGGACTTGCCGGCATTGGGAAGGCCCACCAGTCCCACGTCGGCCAGCAGTTGCAGCTCAAGCCGGACGTCCATCTCCTCGCCGGGCTCGCCGGGCTGCGCGTAGCGGGGTGTCTGCCGCCGGGCGGTGGCAAAGTGCATGTTCCCCATGCCGCCCCTGCCGCCCTTGGCGATGACGATCTCCTGCCCGTCCTCGGTCAGGTCGCAGATGATTTCGTTCGTGTCCGCCCGGTAGGCGCGGGTTCCCACGGGCACTTCGAGGACGAGGTTCTCCGCGTCCCTCCCGTACATGTCGTTCCCCATCCCCTGCTGGCCGTTTTTCGCTATGGCGCGGGGCTGGTAGCGGAAGTCGAGAAGGGTGTGCTTGCGGGTGCTGGCCCTCAGGATCACGCTGCCGCCCGCGCCGCCATTGCCGCCCGATGGCCCGCCCTTGGGGCGGAACTTCTCCCGCCGGAAGGCGACGCAGCCCGGGCCTCCGTGGCCGGAAGCGACGTGAATCGTGACTTCGTCGATGAACCGCATGGGTATCCTGATATGCTGCGCCCCCTTGCCGGCTGGCGGCGAAGGGGGCGCGGAGTGCCTTGGGGGCCGGAACCGTTGGGAAGACGATCAGCCCTTGGCGGCCGCGGCCTCCTCGAGCGGGATCACATGGACCCGCTTCCTGGCCTTGCCCCACCGGGTGAACTTCACGGTTCCCTCGGCGGTGGCGAAGATGGTGAAGTCGTTGCCCATGGCCACGTTGCGGCCGGGGTGAACCCGCGTGCCGACCTGGCGCACGATGATGTTGCCCGGCTGCACGGTCTGTCCGTCGGCGCGCTTGACGCCTCGCCGCTGCCCGTGGGAATCGCGTCCGTTAACCCGATCTGCCATGACTCAAAAACCTTCCTGCTGCTGCTGCTGACTGGCGCCGGCTCAGGCCGAGATCGCCGTCACTTCCACCCGGGACTGCTCGGCCCGGAAACCCTGACGCTTGCGGGAGTTCTTCCGCCGCCGGTGCTTCCAGATGAGAATCTTGGGGCCGCGCATCTCCTCGATCACCTTGAGCGTCACCTTCGCGCCGCTCACGTACGGTTTGCCGACCACCGTCTCGCCGCCGTCCTTTTCCACGACCAGCACCTTGTCGATGGTGACCTCGCTGCCCGGCGCGGCGTCCACCCGGTCGAGGACGAGCCTGTCGCCTTGGGCGACGCGGTACTGCTTGCCCTGGGTAATGATTACGGCGTGCATGCTAACTCTCCGTCTTTGCTCAGGAAACCGCCCGAAGCGGCCCTGCCGGGACACCCCCGGAAGGCGCCTTTTGTGGCCGAAACGGCTCAGGGAGTCAAGGGGCTATCGGAGGCGGGATTTGCCGACAGGGTTTCCGTGAACATGGACTCGAACCGTTCCGCGATCCGGCCGTAGGCACCGGCGTTGAAATGAAAATCGTTGAACAGCATGGGGTCTTCGGGGAAATCCTTCCGGGTAAAGACGTAATGGGGGATTCCTCGTTTCCGGTGGGCATCCAGAAGCGTTTCGAGTTCGGGAGCCTGCTCGCGGAGCATGGATGTAAAGTTCGGGATCAAGCCAGTAAGCAAATGTGTCCCATTTGTATCCAGCTCCCTTGCAAACTCCTCCCATAGGATTGTGTATGCAGTTTTCAAGTCATTGTCGTATCCAACCGGCCAAAGAATATGCAGGAGGCTTGCTGGTGGGATCGAACTACGTATCCATTCATGCTTCCAAGCCAAATGATAATGAAAACGCAGCGAGCTTGTTGTGAGTCCTTGAAGTAAAAAGAGGGGAAAGAAGGAGTTGCTTCGGATTGCTTCCGCAGTCATTGGACTGGCGATCTCTAAGAAGTCGTTGAAAAAGAACATATGGATGACCGCGAATGGGGTAGCCCCCCCCCCCCCTTGTAATACACGATTGAGGTGTCGTCTTTGTTCGGCCAAACCTGTGCCCGGAACTCCGGCGTTGTATACACAAGCATCGAGGCCCTTTCCTTTAAGACGTCTATCAAGTTGTTCCGGCCAGGATTGTCCGTCAGGCAACAAGTGTCCCTGAGTAAATGAATCTCCTAATGCGATGATGGGAACTGAACATCTGAACTCCGTCGGTTCTGGTGCTCGGTGGCCTAAACTATTGTTTGTGCGGATTGATCCCGACCGAAAAGGGCCTTTCCCTTTATGATCGAAAATGTATCCGGGTTTCTCACTGGCGGAAACCGAGATAAACCAGGTAAACCCGGCGGCCCGCAAGGTGAGTTCGGCCGCCACCACTCCCGCGCAGGCCAGGGCAAACGAGCCCGCGACGGCCCCCAAACGCATCCAGCCCGGATGCCGCCGGGCCGGTTTGTCCGGCAGCTTCACGCGCTCCATTCGAGCATGAGCTCCAGCGGCTTGAGGGCCTTCAGCCGGACGGCCTCGTCCATCTCGATCGTGGGCTTCAGATCCCTCATGGCGGCGTAGATTTTCTCCATCGTGTTGAGCTTCATGTAGGGACACTCGTTGCAGTTGCACGATTCGTCCTCGCCGGGGGCGGGGATGAACTTCTTCCGGGGCGAGTATTTCTCCATCTGGTGGATGATGCCCGGCTCGGTGGCGACGATGAACTCGCTGGCCTCCGACTGCCGCGTGTATTCGAGGAGCGCCTTCGTCGAGCCGATGTGGTCGGCAAGGTTCAGCACCGGCGCGGTGCACTCGGGGTGTGCGATCACCTTCGCCTGGGGGTGGCGGACCTTGAGATCAATGAGTTTGCGCTCGCTGAACGTCTCGTGGACGATGCAGGTGCCGTTCCAGAGCACCATGTCGTCGCGGCCGGTCTGCTTCCTCACCCAGGCGCCGAGGTGCTTGTCCGGGGCGAAGATGACGGGCCGGTCCTTCGGGATCCGGCTGACGATCTTCACCGCGTTGGACGAGGTGCAGATCACGTCCGAGAGCGCTTTCACTGCCGCCGAGCAGTTGATGTAGCTCACGACGAAATGGTCCGGGTGCTGCGCCCTGAACCGGGCGAACTCCGGGGCCGGGCAACCGTCGGCGAGGCTGCACCCGGCGTCCATGTCGGGGATCACGACCGTGCGCGAGGGGTTCAGGATCTTGGCCGTCTCGGCCATGAAGTGGACGCCGCAGAAAACGATGACGTCGGCGGCGGTGGATTTGGCCGCCTGCGCGAGCTGGAGAGAGTCGCCGATGAAATCGGCGATGTCCTGGATGTCATCCTCCTGGTAGTAGTGCGCGAGGATGACGGCGTTGCGCTCCTTCTTTAGGCGCACGATCTCGCCAGCGAGGTCCAGGGTGGGGTCGATCTTTTCGGCCAGTTCCATGTTGTCGTCCGTGGCTCCGCCGGGTGTAACCCGGTTGCGGGCATCAGCGCCGCTGACGCCTTGTGTCAGTGTGGGGTCGGGCGAGGGGGTTTTCAAGGCGGCGCGCTGGTGTCTTGAGTCACTGTTTTTCGCTGGAGCCCCGGTTAGGCTTCTCCCCGGGCTGGGCCATTTTTCAGGAGGAAAATACAAGTGCTGAACATCCGGTTTTCACCCTTGCAGTGTATGGTGTTTCTGGCTGTCCTTTTCAGCGGGGCATCACCGGTCCGAGCCGACGGCAACTGGGTGCTGGGGGCGCGGGGCGGCATTTCGTGGATCCTGCAGAAGGTGGACGGCAACAAGGACGCCGACGCGGGCGGGCACCTGAACATTCACGGCGGGTACCGCATCGCCAAGCCGCTGCTGGTGGGCCTGATGCTGGACGCCGAACGCCACGACGTCCGGCAGGGCACCCTGAAGCTGGGCGACCACTACACCTTTTCCGTTCTCCCCTTCGCCGAGGCCCGCCTCGACCTGCCGGGAATGCCGGTGGTGCCGTTCGCCAATCTGGGCATCGGCGTCAACATCAACGATCTAGACGACGATCCGAGCTTCGGGGCGCTGAATGCCCGGAACAAGGAGGCCTACCGCTTCGGTATCGGGGCCGACTGGGTATTCGCGGATACGGCCGCCGTGACGATGGAGCTTGCCTACAAGATCAACGACTCCAGCATCCGGAGCGCGGCGGCTAGCGTGACGAGCGGCAGCTACCGGATGAACTCGCTCGCGCTCCTGTTCGGCGCCCGGCTGATTTTCTGATTGGCGGCCGGTTCTCAGGAAGCGACTCTGGTTGTGGTGGAGCGAGTTCGCCAACTGGAAAAAAAAATGTATATTAGTGTCGCAGCGATTTAGTATAATCCGCATAACTGTGTTATCATGCTTTAGAAAAGCTTGAAGAGGAGGAAGTATGCGAACACCTGGATGGGCAACTGTGTACATTTTTTCGATTTTTATAATGACAGGGGTTCTGCTGGCGGGTTCTGCCGCGGCGCAGGAACCGGCTGATGACGGCATTGTCTACGGAACGGCGCGGCGGCAGAACTACTGGCTCGGCGGGTTGAGGGCCGGATTGTCGCTGGTTCCGGCAAAGGTTGCCTATGGTGGTGTGAAGGCGGATCCCGGACCCCATGTGAATGCTTCCTTTGCGAGGGTTATTGACGATATTGTGGCAATCGGGCTGATGTCAGAATGGGAAAGTCATGACTTGAAAGTCGGTGGCCTGAAGGCGGGGACCGGCCACGTCGTTTCGATTATTCCCTATGCTGAAGCGCGGGCACGGCTGACGGGTTCGAAAGTTGTGTTGACCGGAAGTTTTGGGCTTGGTGCCAATATCAACTTTTTCGATATGGCTCCCGGTGTCACACCGAAGGTCAAGCCGAATCCCATGGTTGCGTTCAGGCTTGCGGTGGGCGGCGAGTATGAAGTGAAGGAAAACGCGTTCCTGGGACTTGAGATTGCCTACAAGACGAACAACGCAAAAGCGGAGATTGGTAACCTGGGCAAGGACAATTACCGCTACAACTCTCTCGCCTTCCTGTTCGGCGGGAAACTGGCCTTCTGACCCGGTAGCCCCGCCCGTTTATTGACACTCCCGCCGGTTTTCGCCAGACGGATGAGTCCGGGTTCTGATGCCCGGACTCATTTCTTTTCCGGGGGGATTTTCCGTCATGCCCATCCTCGTCTCCAAGACCTACTGGCTCGGAATGCCGTTCAACTTCCGTATCTGGCCGGAGCACGCCCAGTGCGAGCCGGTGACGATGAAGGCGGACGACTTCCGCGAGCTTCGCGGCCTCTACTGGACGGCGAAGGGGAACGAAAAGCCCAGGATCGGTGTCGTGGTCATGCACCCCCGTGCGGACTTTACCCACCACTACATCGTCCCGCGCTTCACGAAGGCCGGGTTTGCCGTGCTGGGTGCCAACACGCGCAACCCCAACAACGACACCAACACGATCCACGAGGAGATCATTCTCGATGCCAACGCCTGCGTGAAATACCTCAAGGACGTGAAGGGCTGCCAGAAGGTGCTCCTGTTCGGGAACTCCGGCGGCGGCAGCCTGTTCGCCTTCTTCCAGGCCCAGGCCCGGCTCGCGCCGCAGCAGCGGCTGAGCCATGACCCGGCCGGCATTCCCGTCGCGCTTAAAGGCGCCAAGATGGTCCCGGCCGATGGCATCATCCTCTGCTCGGCCCACAAGGGCGAGGGGAAGATCATGAACGAGTGCATCGACCCGTCGGTCGTGGATGAACGGAACCCGGAACTTACCGACCCCGATCTCGACATGTACGACCCGCGTAACGGCTTCCGGGAGCCGCCCGACTGGACCGAGTACTCGACGGAGTTCTGCGAACGGTTCCGGGCGGCTCAGATCGCCCGCGTGAAGCGGATCGACGGCATCGCCAGGGGCTACATCGACGAGTTCCGCCGGGCGGAACTGCTCCGCGCTGATCCGGAGTTCAAGAAGCTCCCCTACGAGAAACGGATGCGGATACTCCGGCAAGAAGCGTTCGAGCCGGTGATGGTGATCTACCGGACGATGGCGAACCTGCACTATGTGGACCGGCACCTGGACCCTTCGGACCGTCCCTACGGCTCGCTCATCAGCGAGCGGCCGGACCTCATGAACTGGCAGTACCTGGGCTTCGGCCGCATGTGCACACCGCGGGCGTGGCTCTCCACCTGGTCGGGGGTATCGTCGAAGGCCGACCTGCGTGCGAACCTGAAGCAGATCGAGGAACCGGTGATCGTCGTGAACGCCGGACGCGACAACGAGATTTTCCCCAACACCGACGCCAAACCGATCTACGAGGCCGTGGTCTCAAAGGACCGCAAGTACGTCAACTTCCCGGAAGCGCTCCACTACTTCGAGCCGCCCTTCGGCCAGAAGGAGACGCCGGACGTGGACAAGCTCATGGACCTGCTGGTTCCGTGGGTGGAGGAACGGTTCGCTTCGGCGGCTCCCGCAACTTCCTGAAAGGATTCCGCGCCCGCCGGGACCAGTTCCCAGCGGGCGCGCAGTTTTTCCGGGTGGTAGAACGGCTCGTCGTCCAGCAGGAAGACCTGCCGTCCGGCGGCGAGATATCACTCTTCCGGCGGCGGGAGCGTGATTGTCCGGAACCGTTCGTTCACACCCTCGGCCACGTACAGGATGTGGGTGCGCCAGTCGACTCTCAGGCCGCGGGGCTGGTTGAACATCGCCTCGGTGGCCGGTCCGCCGTCGCCGGAAAATCCGGCCTCACCCGTTCCGGCGATGGTGGTGATGACACCGGTCCGGGCGTCCACCCGCCGGATCTGATGTCCCGGCGCGTCGGCGACATACAGGTTCCCAAAGGCATCGAAGGCGATGGCATGGGGCGAAAAGACGCTGGCCCCGGTGGCTGGCCCGCCGTCGCCCGAAGCCGCAGCTTCGCCATTACCGACAACCGTGGTGATGATGCCCGTCACGGCGTCGATCCGCCGGACCCGGCGGTTGCCTGCGTCGCAGAAGAGGTAGTTCCCGGCCGGATCGAAATCCCCGTTGGCCGGGAAGCTCACCTGTGCATCCACAGCCGGTCCGTCATCGCCGGAGAATGCAGCAGTACCGTCACCTGCGATGGTGTCGATCTTGCCGGTGGCCGCATCGATTCGCCGGATCCGGTGGTTGTTGAAATCCGCGATGAAGATGTTGCCCCCGCCGTCGATGGCGATGCCATGAGGGCGGGCAATTTCGGCCTCGATGGCCGGTCCGCCGTCGCCCGAGAAGCCTTCGGCTCCGCCGCCCGTGACGGTGCGGATGATTCCGGTATGAGCCTCGATCTTGCGCAAGCGGTTGGAGTTCAGCTCCACGAAGTGGAGGCTGCCCGCCGCATCGCGGGCCAGTTCGCGGGGCCGGGCGAGCCGGGCGTTCACTGCCGGTCCGCCGTCGCCATCATCCTCGCTGTCGCCGTTCCCCTCGACACCCGTTCCGGCGATGGTGGTGATGATGCCGGTTTCACCGTCAATCCGCCGGATCCGGTGGTTGCGGACATCCGTCACGTACACATTGCTGAGCCCGTCGATCACAATGCCGCCCGGCAGATGGAAACTGGCCTCCAGTGCCGGTCCGCCGTCGCCGCTGAAACCCTGGGTTCCGTTGCCCGCGAACGTCTGGACGATGCCGTAAACGGGCGGCTCCTCGGTTTCGATCACGGGCGCCGGATCGTTTCCGCAGGCAACAAGTGGCAGGCAAAGCAGTGCGGTAAATAGCGGGCGGGTTAACAGGTTCAAGCAGGAATCCCCTTCATGGGGGTGCCTTTTGTCATGGAAGTGCCGGGAATGGCAACAGCCTGATCGTTCAGGGGGTTTCCGCATTGCGGCGGGCCTTGGCGGCAACCGATTCGATCCGGGCGGTCGCGGTGCGGACCGACTGTTCCAGCGACAGTTCGGGTTCCACCCAGTACCAGTCGTCCCGCCGCCTGAAGCGGGCATACTGTGACCGGACTTTTTCCAGAAACTCCTTTTTCTCGAAGCTGTCGTGTCCTTCCGGGCGGGACGCCCGGATCCGCTCCAGCGCCGTATCGACGTTGCAGTCGATCCAGACGACGAGGTCGGGCCTGGGAAACTCGGCTTCGCTCAGGTGCAGTATCCGGTCCGGATCAACGCCCATGGAGCCCTGGTAGGCGGCACTCGAAAAATAGTAGCGGTCGGTAATGACGATCTG
Proteins encoded in this window:
- the proB gene encoding glutamate 5-kinase, encoding MKRSDIPEVRRAVIKLGSRVLVSGDRIDAARLGRLVDEIAALRKRGLEVAVVTSGAVASGRSRLGLKEKPKTIPLKQATAAVGQSLLMHSYGQEFGRHGLVTGQVLITQQVVSNRQLYLNARNTLETLFELGVVPVINENDTVSVEEIKFGDNDRLSAIVAGLLQAQLLVILTDVDGLYDQNPNEHPDARRIGEVSQITDSLKGLAGGTSSEVGLGGMKTKLDAAETGTRGGAAVVIASGIREGVLSRVFAGEDEGTFFAPDEKGMSRRRHWIAHTLQPKGELVLDAGATQALRGGKKSLLPAGVREVRGEFDPGDCVKCLAPDGREFARGIVAYGSRDAARIAGRKTEEIEKLLGYRDVDELIHRDDLVILNG
- the obgE gene encoding GTPase ObgE is translated as MRFIDEVTIHVASGHGGPGCVAFRREKFRPKGGPSGGNGGAGGSVILRASTRKHTLLDFRYQPRAIAKNGQQGMGNDMYGRDAENLVLEVPVGTRAYRADTNEIICDLTEDGQEIVIAKGGRGGMGNMHFATARRQTPRYAQPGEPGEEMDVRLELQLLADVGLVGLPNAGKSTLISRISSARPKIADYPFTTLAPNLGVVEWAEFKTYVVADLPGIIEGAHHGAGLGIRFLKHARRSRVLLFVIDVAAPEDPVATYDLLLKEIRAFDKSMLDKPRLVALNKMDTNPDAAILKKLLARFKRKKVEVWTISGVSGQNIPELKTRLGHLLEEMGARTHAEAVEPEATEAAGDDW
- the rpmA gene encoding 50S ribosomal protein L27 encodes the protein MADRVNGRDSHGQRRGVKRADGQTVQPGNIIVRQVGTRVHPGRNVAMGNDFTIFATAEGTVKFTRWGKARKRVHVIPLEEAAAAKG
- the rplU gene encoding 50S ribosomal protein L21, with amino-acid sequence MHAVIITQGKQYRVAQGDRLVLDRVDAAPGSEVTIDKVLVVEKDGGETVVGKPYVSGAKVTLKVIEEMRGPKILIWKHRRRKNSRKRQGFRAEQSRVEVTAISA
- the nadA gene encoding quinolinate synthase NadA; translation: MELAEKIDPTLDLAGEIVRLKKERNAVILAHYYQEDDIQDIADFIGDSLQLAQAAKSTAADVIVFCGVHFMAETAKILNPSRTVVIPDMDAGCSLADGCPAPEFARFRAQHPDHFVVSYINCSAAVKALSDVICTSSNAVKIVSRIPKDRPVIFAPDKHLGAWVRKQTGRDDMVLWNGTCIVHETFSERKLIDLKVRHPQAKVIAHPECTAPVLNLADHIGSTKALLEYTRQSEASEFIVATEPGIIHQMEKYSPRKKFIPAPGEDESCNCNECPYMKLNTMEKIYAAMRDLKPTIEMDEAVRLKALKPLELMLEWSA
- a CDS encoding outer membrane beta-barrel protein, whose amino-acid sequence is MLNIRFSPLQCMVFLAVLFSGASPVRADGNWVLGARGGISWILQKVDGNKDADAGGHLNIHGGYRIAKPLLVGLMLDAERHDVRQGTLKLGDHYTFSVLPFAEARLDLPGMPVVPFANLGIGVNINDLDDDPSFGALNARNKEAYRFGIGADWVFADTAAVTMELAYKINDSSIRSAAASVTSGSYRMNSLALLFGARLIF
- the tmk gene encoding dTMP kinase; the protein is MNPPNLTVPRGLLIAYEGIDGSGKTTQSKLVFEELRRKGYPVRWTREPTDGQYGREIRRLVNEGKADDGAEIFRLFHEDRREHASRELYPALVNRQIVITDRYYFSSAAYQGSMGVDPDRILHLSEAEFPRPDLVVWIDCNVDTALERIRASRPEGHDSFEKKEFLEKVRSQYARFRRRDDWYWVEPELSLEQSVRTATARIESVAAKARRNAETP